A stretch of Arachis hypogaea cultivar Tifrunner chromosome 15, arahy.Tifrunner.gnm2.J5K5, whole genome shotgun sequence DNA encodes these proteins:
- the LOC112748914 gene encoding cytochrome P450 71D8-like, which translates to MESESYFLLVLIIIIFLLLMLIMHVLNYNLTQKLPPGPRKLPIIGNLHQLAAAGSLPPRSFRELAKKYGPIMHLKLGENPTVVISSPELAMEILKTHDSCFLKRPRILAAESFSFGSSDIAFAPCGEMWRQLRKICTLELLSVERVRSLSRVREEESVKFIESIRESSGSAVNLKTMIFSLISASVYRSAFGKIPEDKNEIDEFVSLIRKAIEMGSGFYLCDLFPSVKPLYYVTGMKFKVERMKKKLEKIFENIITEHQHKQVNVGGDNAKEEEDLVDVLLRLHKNSSTTHQFHITTNTIKAVIMDIFAAGTDTSASTLEWAMSEMVRNPRVMAKSQAEVREAFRGKQRIHESDVDKLSYLKSVIKETLRLHPPTPLLIPRECTERNTIGGYEIGVGTRVMVNAWAMGRDPEYWHDAEKFIPERFDGNCSIGFRRTSFEYLPFGAGRRICPGIAFGLATIMFPLALLLYHFNWELPSAMKPEDLDMTEHFGLAMERKNDLCLIPSLVM; encoded by the exons ATGGAATCTGAATCCTACTTCTTATTAGTGCTTATTATCATTATATTCTTACTGTTAATGCTCATCATGCATGTTCTTAATTATAACCTCACTCAGAAACTGCCACCTGGCCCAAGAAAGTTACCCATCATTGGGAACCTTCACCAGCTTGCAGCAGCAGGTTCACTTCCACCCCGTTCTTTCAGAGAACTAGCCAAAAAATATGGACCCATCATGCACCTCAAGCTCGGTGAAAACCCTACGGTGGTTATATCCTCCCCGGAGCTTGCCATGGAGATACTCAAAACCCATGACTCGTGTTTTCTGAAGCGCCCACGTATTCTTGCTGCTGAGAGTTTCAGCTTTGGTTCTTCAGATATTGCTTTCGCTCCGTGCGGTGAAATGTGGAGACAACTGAGAAAGATATGTACGTTGGAGCTTCTAAGTGTTGAAAGGGTTCGGTCTCTCTCTCGTGTCAGAGAAGAAGAGTCAGTTAAATTCATCGAATCGATTCGGGAGTCCTCAGGTTCAGCAGTGAATCTCAAAACCATGATTTTTTCGTTGATAAGTGCTTCTGTTTACAGATCTGCATTTGGAAAGATACCCGAAGACAAGAATGAGATTGACGAGTTTGTAAGTCTGATAAGGAAGGCGATAGAAATGGGGAGTGGGTTTTATTTGTGTGATTTGTTTCCTTCCGTCAAGCCTCTGTATTATGTGACTGGGATGAAGTTCAAAGTGGAgaggatgaagaagaagcttGAGAAGATCTTCGAGAACATAATTACGGAGCATCAGCACAAGCAAGTGAACGTTGGTGGTGATAATGCAAAGGAGGAGGAAGATCTTGTTGATGTTCTTTTGAGACTCCACAAAAATAGCAGTACCACTCACCAGTTTCACATAACAACCAACACCATCAAAGCTGTGATTATG GACATATTTGCTGCTGGAACTGATACTTCAGCATCAACGTTAGAGTGGGCTATGTCTGAAATGGTTAGGAATCCAAGAGTGATGGCGAAGTCACAAGCGGAGGTAAGAGAAGCATTTAGAGGAAAGCAAAGAATCCATGAAAGTGATGTGGATAAACTAAGTTACTTAAAGTCAGTGATAAAAGAAACACTGAGGTTACACCCACCTACACCTTTGTTGATCCCTAGAGAATGCACAGAGAGAAACACGATTGGAGGGTATGAAATAGGTGTGGGGACAAGAGTAATGGTGAACGCGTGGGCCATGGGAAGAGACCCAGAGTATTGGCATGATGCAGAGAAGTTTATCCCAGAGAGGTTTGATGGCAATTGTTCTATTGGTTTCAGAAGGACTAGCTTTGAGTATTTACCATTTGGTGCTGGAAGGAGAATATGCCCTGGCATAGCATTTGGTTTAGCCACCATTATGTTCCCTTTGGCTCTCTTACTCTATCACTTCAACTGGGAACTCCCTAGTGCCATGAAACCTGAGGATTTGGACATGACTGAACACTTTGGATTAGCAATGGAAAGGAAAAATGACTTGTGCTTGATTCCTTCTCTTGTTATGTAA
- the LOC112748915 gene encoding pentatricopeptide repeat-containing protein At5g66631, translated as MTMRFRILFFCKVNLANRLTLQLQQVRSYARNPFPNRVSHYLYRAKLIDSIRLSLRSSNPNSLSTLLNDRLLDSFVITQALRSAPSADSAISFLNALQESPRFSHTQHTLHALATVLARSGRTSELNSLIDAIRAKQFGNVKISFMNLMNWHAAAGDLDSVLAVWDEYRLANNRVCTESYNIVMALSAQMGKDYEVVRSFYRMIDEGLLPNCRSYSIVIEHLVKSGKVLEALEVFKMLPSMRIKRTLKQYTVLIDCFIACKRFDEVKTLLDEMQIDGILPSRAMCLLLQKMQEEGFLKESDLLFRETLQDERIKNVIYSVERCVDDEEEDEDENVSHASQCDHTDEVQLKPWMDPHALASALQNWSPDEVSALEGANFVWTTRLVCKILRSFKSPETAWNFFCWVACQPGFTHDIYTVQRIMTLLARHGRTELVDRLISKIRMEEMRLPFSTIRLIIEFYGISKNADAALKVFNDVRILCGPISKSNLMLLYSSLLRTLTKCGRNSDALDILDQMILNDICPDMQTFSGLMHYFSNLGDIKTVQRLFAMVRQSGVEPDAYLYKVLIQGYCKSKRAALAWRLFEDMRNSGLMPDSATKELLVKSLWKEGRRREAAAIEESCEEVNVVLPHALRGHEWTVSSADLSKVYNLYSDCFASNGG; from the coding sequence ATGACCATGCGGTTCAGGATCTTGTTCTTCTGCAAGGTTAACCTCGCCAACAGGTTAACCCTGCAATTGCAACAAGTTCGTTCCTATGCCCGCAATCCCTTTCCCAACAGAGTCTCTCACTACCTCTACCGTGCCAAGCTCATTGACTCCATTCGACTCTCTCTGCGCTCGAGCAACCCCAACTCACTCTCCACTCTCCTGAACGATCGTCTTCTTGATTCCTTCGTTATCACTCAGGCCCTGCGTTCTGCTCCTTCCGCCGACTCTGCTATCTCTTTTCTCAATGCCCTTCAGGAAAGTCCCCGTTTTTCGCATACCCAACACACCCTTCATGCTCTTGCTACTGTTCTTGCCAGGTCTGGTCGAACCTCTGAGCTCAACTCCCTCATTGATGCTATTCGTGCCAAACAGTTCGGCAATGTTAAGATCAGCTTCATGAATCTCATGAACTGGCATGCTGCTGCTGGGGACCTTGATTCTGTTCTTGCTGTTTGGGATGAGTATAGGCTTGCCAACAACCGTGTCTGCACCGAGTCTTATAACATTGTCATGGCTCTTTCTGCGCAAATGGGGAAGGACTATGAAGTTGTAAGATCATTCTATAGGATGATTGATGAAGGATTGCTTCCTAATTGCAGAAGCTATAGTATAGTAATTGAGCACCTTGTAAAATCTGGAAAAGTATTGGAAGCATTGGAGGTTTTTAAAATGCTGCCTTCAATGAGGATCAAACGCACTTTGAAACAGTACACTGTTCTGATTGACTGTTTCATTGCCTGCAAACGGTTTGATGAAGTGAAAACCTTGCTTGATGAAATGCAAATTGATGGAATACTGCCAAGTCGAGCAATGTGTTTGTTACTTCAGAAGATGCAGGAGGAAGGATTTCTCAAGGAGAGTGACTTATTGTTCAGGGAAACTCTGCAAGATGAAAGAATAAAGAATGTGATATATTCTGTAGAAAGATGTgttgatgatgaggaagaggatgAGGATGAAAATGTAAGCCATGCTAGTCAATGTGATCATACTGATGAGGTTCAGTTAAAACCATGGATGGATCCACATGCTTTGGCTAGTGCCTTACAGAATTGGAGTCCTGATGAGGTATCGGCACTTGAGGGTGCAAACTTTGTGTGGACAACCAGGTTGGTCTGCAAGATACTTAGAAGTTTCAAGTCACCAGAAACCGCATGGAATTTCTTCTGTTGGGTTGCTTGTCAACCGGGTTTCACACATGATATATACACAGTACAAAGAATTATGACCCTTCTAGCACGCCATGGTCGTACTGAATTGGTTGATAGACTCATCTCCAAAATCAGAATGGAGGAAATGAGACTGCCATTCAGCACCATCAGGCTAATCATCGAATTTTATGGGATTTCAAAAAATGCTGATGCTGCTCTAAAGGTTTTCAATGATGTTCGAATACTTTGTGGGCCCATATCAAAATCTAATCTGATGCTTTTGTATTCTTCTCTCTTAAGAACATTAACCAAATGTGGAAGGAATTCCGATGCCCTGGATATACTCGATCAGATGATCTTGAATGATATTTGCCCTGATATGCAAACCTTTTCAGGACTAATGCACTATTTTTCGAACCTTGGGGATATAAAAACAGTGCAGAGACTCTTTGCAATGGTTAGGCAGAGTGGTGTGGAGCCAGATGCTTATCTCTATAAGGTGCTTATCCAAGGTTACTGCAAGTCAAAAAGAGCTGCACTAGCATGGAGGCTATTTGAAGATATGAGGAATTCAGGTCTGATGCCTGATTCTGCCACAAAAGAATTGCTAGTGAAAAGCCTCTGGAAAGAAGGGAGACGAAGAGAAGCTGCAGCTATTGAAGAGAGTTGTGAGGAAGTAAATGTGGTACTTCCGCATGCATTGCGTGGTCATGAATGGACTGTCAGCTCTGCTGATCTCTCGAAAGTTTATAATCTTTATTCCGATTGTTTTGCTTCAAATGGTGGCTAG
- the LOC112748917 gene encoding serine/threonine receptor-like kinase NFP, with the protein MAFFLPSLSSSIFLVFMFSITSIPTQSQQVNGTDFSCPVDSPSSCGTYVTYIAKSPNFLSLSNISDIFDTSPLSIARASNIKNEGDKLVPGQVLLIPVTCGCTQNQSFANITYELRQGDMYDFVSKTTYENLTNWRAVNDSNPDLNPVLLPVGVKVLFPLFCRCPSKKQLQKGIEYMITYVWQNNDNVSSVAAKFGASAVDILSENNYGGNFTAATYLPVLIPVTKLPVLTQPEPSHGRKRSIQIPVIISISLGFTLVVAVIVISMVYAYLYQRKRTLNRRDSSAGTADKLLSGVSGYVSKPTVYEANEVIKATMNLSEQCKLGGTVYKAKIEGQVLAVKKVNQVVSEELNILQKVNHGNLVKLMGVSSDSDGNHFLVYEYADNGSLDGWLFSKLSLKASLTWYQRINIALDVAMGLQYLHEHTYPRIVHRDITTSNILLDSNFKAKIGNFSMVRTTTNPMISKIDVFAFGVVLIELLTGRKAMTTKADGEVVMLWKDIRKMFEVEDEKEKEECLRRWMDPKLECLYPVDYALSLATLAANCTADVSLSRPTMAEVVLGLSLLTQPSQAALERSLTSSALEAEVTHVATPIAAR; encoded by the coding sequence ATGGCTTTCTTTCTACCCTCTCTCTCAAGTAGTATTTTTCTTGTATTCATGTTCTCCATCACCAGCATCCCAACTCAATCACAACAGGTTAATGGAACAGACTTTTCATGCCCAGTGGATTCACCTTCTTCCTGTGGAACATATGTGACATACATCGCTAAATCTCCAAACTTCTTGAGCCTTTCTAACATATCTGACATATTTGACACCAGCCCTTTATCCATTGCAAGAGCAAGTAACATAAAGAATGAGGGTGACAAGCTGGTTCCAGGCCAAGTCTTACTGATACCTGTCACTTGTGGTTGCACTCAAAACCAATCTTTCGCCAATATCACCTATGAGCTAAGGCAGGGTGATATGTACGACTTTGTCTCAAAAACAACATATGAGAATCTCACAAATTGGCGTGCTGTCAACGATTCAAACCCAGATTTGAATCCAGTTCTGCTGCCAGTAGGTGTGAAAGTATTGTTCCCTTTATTCTGCAGGTGCCCTTCTAAGAAGCAGTTACAAAAAGGGATAGAATATATGATCACCTATGTGTGGCAGAACAATGACAATGTTTCCTCTGTAGCAGCCAAGTTTGGTGCATCGGCAGTGGACATATTGTCCGAAAACAACTATGGTGGAAACTTCACAGCTGCAACCTATCTTCCGGTTTTGATTCCTGTGACGAAGTTGCCGGTTCTTACTCAACCCGAGCCTTCACATGGAAGAAAGAGAAGCATTCAAATCCCTGTTATAATCAGTATTAGCCTGGGGTTCACCCTTGTTGTTGCTGTTATAGTAATATCAATGGTTTATGCTTATCTTTATCAGAGAAAGAGGACTTTGAATAGGAGAGACTCATCTGCTGGGACAGCAGATAAGCTACTCTCTGGAGTCTCAGGCTACGTGAGTAAGCCAACCGTGTATGAAGCCAATGAGGTTATCAAAGCCACCATGAATCTCAGCGAACAGTGCAAGCTTGGGGGCACAGTTTACAAGGCCAAAATAGAAGGGCAGGTCTTGGCAGTGAAAAAAGTGAATCAAGTAGTTTCTGAGGAGCTGAATATTCTGCAGAAGGTGAATCATGGAAACCTGGTGAAACTGATGGGTGTATCTTCAGACAGTGATGGAAACCATTTCCTGGTTTATGAGTATGCTGATAACGGGTCCCTTGATGGGTGGCTCTTCTCCAAGTTGTCTTTGAAGGCCTCGCTTACATGGTATCAGAGGATTAACATAGCATTGGATGTTGCCATGGGTCTGCAATACTTGCATGAGCACACTTATCCAAGAATAGTCCATAGGGACATCACAACAAGTAACATCCTTCTTGACTCCAACTTCAAGGCCAAGATAGGGAACTTCTCCATGGTCAGAACTACTACAAATCCCATGATTTCCAAGATCGATGTCTTTGCTTTCGGGGTTGTTCTGATTGAGTTGCTTACAGGCAGGAAAGCCATGACAACAAAGGCAGATGGTGAGGTAGTAATGCTGTGGAAGGATATTAGGAAGATGTTTGAAGTGGAAGATGAAAAGGAAAAGGAGGAATGTCTGAGAAGATGGATGGATCCTAAGCTAGAGTGCCTTTACCCTGTGGATTATGCTCTCAGCTTGGCCACGTTGGCCGCGAATTGCACGGCGGATGTATCATTGTCTAGACCAACCATGGCAGAAGTTGTTCTTGGCCTCTCCCTTCTCACTCAACCATCTCAAGCTGCACTAGAGAGATCATTGACTTCTTCTGCGTTGGAAGCAGAGGTTACTCATGTGGCTACTCCCATAGCAGCACGTTAA
- the LOC112748916 gene encoding lysM domain receptor-like kinase 4 has product MRLFFLFIIIITITNLSLIKGQQPYIGLGTVACPRRGNAKSIRGYTCNGLNHSCQAYLTFRSQPLYSSVSTISSLLNSDPSQLALINSVSLNDTFEPNTLVIVPVNCSCASEYYQSNTSYVYHNAETYFLIANNTFQGLTTCQAMMHQNANLSNLYPGRQLAVPLRCACPTKNQTLKGVRYLLSYLVDWGDSVSFISQMFNVTTQITLDANSLTMSSVIYPFTTMLVPLHDKPLKLQASSPSSQPPSSSDSSSTDKSSKKTWVYVVVGVVGGFALIFVTCAVIFFTHTRKTKRNQEVVAVSKSFEAIEKPEGKIMEQESGKLSEIIASMAQSFKVYDFEELQRATDNFSTSCLIKGSVYRGVINGDLAAIKKVEGDISKEIQVLNKVNHSNVIRLSGVSFYQGQWYLVYEYAANGALSDWIYMDNVDGEFLSWRQRIQIALDVATGLDYLHSFTSPSYIHKDLKCSNILLDSELRAKVANFSLARSVEGENGQFPMTRHIVGTRGYMAPEYLENGVVSTKIDVYAFGVLVLEILTGKEVAEILNEDDNNNKGFSNVLSVILSEESGKERVKEFMYASLHGNYPSELATVVIGMIHNCVEKEPENRPQMQEIVASLSRILNSSLNWETSVSISASQSF; this is encoded by the exons ATGCGTCTCTTTtttctcttcatcatcatcatcaccatcaccaaCTTGTCTCTGATAAAGGGACAGCAACCTTACATTGGTTTAGGGACAGTAGCATGTCCTCGAAGGGGTAACGCAAAATCAATCCGAGGCTACACTTGCAACGGTTTAAACCACAGTTGCCAAGCTTACCTCACATTCAGATCCCAACCACTCTACAGTTCTGTCTCTACAATCTCTTCTCTGTTAAACTCTGACCCTTCACAACTCGCTCTCATCAACTCCGTTTCTTTAAACGACACCTTCGAACCAAACACGCTTGTCATTGTTCCCGTTAACTGCTCCTGTGCCTCCGAGTATTACCAATCAAACACATCCTATGTTTACCACAATGCTGAAACCTACTTCTTAATTgccaacaacaccttccaaggaCTCACCACGTGTCAAGCTATGATGCACCAGAATGCTAACCTTTCTAACCTATACCCTGGAAGACAACTTGCTGTTCCTCTTAGATGTGCTTGTCCCACAAAGAATCAAACTCTCAAAGGTGTTAGGTACCTCTTGAGTTACCTTGTTGATTGGGGTGATTCTGTTTCTTTCATTAGTCAAATGTTCAACGTCACTACTCAGATCACTCTTGATGCTAATTCCCTTACTATGAGTTCTGTCATCTATCCCTTTACCACTATGCTAGTCCCTCTTCATGATAAGCCCCTCAAACTTCAAGCTTCTTCGCCATCATCTCAACCACCTTCTTCTTCTGATTCTAGTTCAACAGATAAAAGCTCAAAGAAAACATGGGTTTatgttgttgttggagttgttggtGGCTTTGCCTTAATATTTGTTACTTGTGCTGTCATTTTCTTCACACACACTCGCAAAACTAAAAGGAATCAAGAGGTTGTTGCAGTTTCTAAGAGTTTTGAGGCAATTGAGAAACCAGAAGGGAAGATAATGGAGCAAGAATCTGGAAAATTGTCAGAGATCATAGCTAGCATGGCTCAATCTTTCAAAGTGTATGATTTTGAGGAACTGCAGCGTGCAACGGACAACTTTAGCACAAGTTGCTTGATCAAAGGATCGGTTTATCGCGGAGTTATCAATGGTGATCTTGCTGCAATCAAGAAGGTAGAAGGAGATATCTCAAAGGAGATTCAAGTTCTGAATAAAGTCAACCATTCCAATGTTATACGCCTCTCCGGTGTCAGCTTCTACCAAGGCCAATG GTATCTTGTTTATGAGTATGCTGCTAATGGAGCCTTGAGTGATTGGATCTACATGGACAACGTTGATGGCGAGTTTCTAAGTTGGAGGCAGAGGATTCAGATTGCTTTGGATGTGGCTACAGGACTTGACTATCTTCACAGCTTCACTTCTCCTTCATATATTCACAAGGATCTCAAGTGTAGCAACATTCTTTTGGACAGTGAGTTAAGGGCAAAGGTTGCAAACTTTAGCCTTGCAAGGTCTGTGGAAGGAGAAAATGGTCAATTTCCAATGACAAGGCATATTGTAGGGACAAGGGGTTACATGGCTCCTGAGTATTTGGAGAATGGTGTTGTATCCACAAAGATTGATGTGTATGCATTTGGAGTTCTGGTGCTAGAAATCCTCACTGGAAAAGAGGTTGCTGAAATCTTGAATGAAGATGACAATAACAATAAGGGGTTTTCAAATGTTTTGAGTGTTATTCTTAGTGAGGAAAGTGGCAAGGAGAGGGTGAAGGAGTTTATGTATGCTTCTCTTCATGGGAATTATCCATCAGAACTTGCTACGGTTGTGATTGGAATGATTCATAATTGTGTAGAGAAAGAGCCAGAAAATAGACCACAGATGCAGGAGATTGTTGCATCTCTGTCCAGAATATTGAACTCTTCATTGAATTGGGAAACCTCAGTGAGCATCTCAGCATCCCAAAGCTTTTGA